A part of Setaria viridis chromosome 8, Setaria_viridis_v4.0, whole genome shotgun sequence genomic DNA contains:
- the LOC117866677 gene encoding laccase-15 → MVSMESRSLLAAAPALAVAIIFLSTAAPLACAASVEHTFVVNQTKMTRLCKETLVTVVNGQLPGPTIEVTEGDSVTVHVVNRSPYNITIHWHGVKQFRNCWADGVPMVTQYPIQPNQDFTYRFNVVGQEGTLWWHAHVPGLRATLHGAFIIRPRLGAESYPFPKPHKEIPVIIGDWWEEDLAEMARNMTKGIFLSYASSSTVNGLVGDLFNCSGVTKEGYVLDVEPGKTYLLRIINAGLFSEFYLKIAGHKFTVVAADANYVSPFTTDVIAIAAGETVDALLIANAAPGRYYMVALPNQAPLPDTQTPEYATRGMVRYKVSHSTCTSSTTVSSCQGTEEEEKGYRGTSGDAPIVPKMPDIHDTITSFYFHGNLTSLHHQGQLPVQQQVHERLFIVLGLGTICKKGQFCKRGSSDEDLLVATMNNASFQHPTAIPTPLLEAHYYHTGLINATTQELPKGPPKLFNFTDEALIPFGPKEMQLEPTYKATLVRRFRHGAVVEIVFQSTAILQGDSNPMHLHGHDMIVLAQGLGNYDPAKAVATYNLVNPLIKNTVLVPNLGWIAIRFVANNPGAWFMHCHYEFHLSMGMAAVFIVEDGPTNDTSLPRLPVNFPTIGQDINLMPNDLYLKTMKS, encoded by the exons ATGGTGAGCATGGAGAGCCGGAGCCTCCTCGCTGCTGCCCCAGCTCTGGCAGTCGCCATCATCTTCCTCTCTACCGCCGCACCGCTGGCGTGCGCGGCATCCGTCGAGCACACATTTGTC GTGAATCAGACGAAGATGACGCGCCTGTGCAAGGAGACACTGGTCACCGTGGTGAACGGGCAGCTCCCAGGGCCGACCATTGAGGTCACAGAAGGAGACTCGGTGACTGTTCATGTCGTCAACAGGTCACCTTACAACATTACGATCCACTG GCATGGAGTAAAGCAGTTTCGGAACTGCTGGGCTGATGGGGTGCCTATGGTCACCCAATACCCTATCCAGCCGAACCAAGATTTCACTTACCGGTTCAATGTCGTCGGGCAGGAAGGCACTCTGTGGTGGCATGCTCATGTCCCCGGCCTACGGGCAACCCTCCATGGGGCATTCATCATTCGGCCAAGGCTTGGGGCTGAGTCATATCCATTTCCTAAGCCTCATAAGGAGATCCCAGTTATTATAG GGGACTGGTGGGAGGAGGACCTTGCAGAGATGGCCAGGAACATGACGAAGGGCATCTTTTTGTCTTATGCTAGTTCCTCCACAGTCAATGGCTTGGTCGGAGATCTCTTCAATTGCTCCG GTGTCACAAAAGAAGGATATGTTCTGGATGTGGAGCCTGGCAAGACCTACCTGCTACGAATAATCAATGCTGGCCTCTTCTCTGAGTTCTATCTTAAGATCGCTGGGCACAAGTTCACGGTGGTTGCTGCCGACGCTAACTACGTCAGCCCGTTCACCACAGATGTCATCGCAATCGCAGCTGGCGAGACAGTGGATGCCCTGCTGATTGCCAATGCAGCCCCTGGCAGGTACTACATGGTCGCCCTACCCAATCAGGCACCATTGCCTGACACCCAAACTCCGGAGTACGCTACAAGGGGGATGGTGCGGTATAAGGTCAGCCACAGCACCTGCACTAGCTCAACGACAGTGAGCTCATGCCAGGgtacagaagaagaagaaaaaggatatcGAGGTACATCTGGTGATGCTCCAATAGTGCCTAAGATGCCTGACATACATGACACAATTACATCGTTCTACTTCCATGGCAACCTGACCAGCCTGCACCACCAAGGGCAACTTCCAGTCCAGCAACAAGTCCATGAGCGCCTCTTCATCGTGCTTGGCCTCGGCACCATCTGCAAGAAAGGCCAGTTCTGTAAGAGGGGTAGCAGTGACGAGGACCTCCTAGTGGCCACGATGAACAATGCTTCCTTCCAGCACCCCACAGCGATACCGACACCACTACTAGAAGCGCACTACTACCACACCGGCCTCATCAATGCCACGACACAAGAGCTTCCGAAGGGGCCACCGAAATTGTTCAACTTCACCGATGAAGCCTTAATCCCTTTTGGACCCAAAGAGATGCAGCTAGAGCCAACTTACAAGGCGACGTTGGTCCGGAGGTTCCGACACGGTGCTGTGGTGGAAATAGTCTTTCAGAGCACAGCGATCCTACAGGGAGACTCCAATCCAATGCACCTACATGGGCATGACATGATTGTGCTTGCACAAGGCCTTGGCAACTATGATCCAGCGAAGGCCGTGGCCACGTACAACCTGGTTAATCCACTAATAAAGAACACTGTGCTTGTCCCAAATCTTGGGTGGATCGCCATCCGATTTGTCGCCAATAATCCAG GGGCATGGTTCATGCATTGCCACTATGAGTTTCATCTATCAATGGGCATGGCAGCAGTGTTTATTGTAGAGGATGGACCAACAAATGACACGTCTCTCCCTCGACTGCCAGTGAATTTTCCGACTATTGGTCAAGACATCAATCTCATGCCCAATGACTTATATCTCAAAACTATGAAAAGTTAA
- the LOC117834766 gene encoding laccase-15, whose amino-acid sequence MASMESRSLPRAAATSMALAIAIVFLIYTTERLGDAASVEHTFMVSQVKMTHLCKETLVTVVNGQLPGPAIYVTEGDSVTVHVVNKSPHNITIHWHGVKQWLNCWADGVPMITQLPIQPNQNFTYRFNVIGQEGTLWWHAHVPFLRASLHGALIIRPRNGASSYPFPKPDREVPIIIGDYWQLDLAQAARRMMHGFLFSFANASTINGKLGDLFNCSGVPEDSYVLDVVPGKTYLLRIINAGLFSEFYLKIAGHKFTVVGADANYISPYTTDVIAIAPGETVDALVVADALPGRYYMVALPNQAPLPDTQTPEYTTRGIMQYSNTYSSADDPAGLMSDRGVEEKEEEDKGSSGDVPVAPEMPDIHDTITSYYFHSNLTNLYQTVVPQRVDERLFIVLSLGSICQHGQSCRRGDHNETILIATMNNVSFQDPTGKTPLLEAHYYHTGSVDLMQELPDRPPRAFNFTDEALIPYGPKEMRLEPSYKATMVRRFRHGAVVEMVFQSTAVLQGDSNPMHLHGHNMILLAQGFGNFDAAKDVAKYNLVNPPVKNTILVPNLGWAAIRFVANNPGVWFMHCHYEFHLTMGMAAVFIVEDGPTVNTSLPPPPAHFPTYCGHDNNLLPDELCLQTKKDA is encoded by the exons ATGGCGAGCATGGAGAGCCGAAGCCTCCCCAGGGCAGCAGCCACCTCCATGGCTCTAGCTATCGCCATTGTCTTCCTGATCTACACAACCGAACGACTGGGAGATGCGGCATCCGTTGAGCACACGTTCATG GTGAGCCAGGTGAAGATGACACACTTGTGCAAGGAGACACTGGTCACCGTGGTGAATGGGCAGCTCCCAGGGCCAGCGATATATGTCACGGAGGGAGACTCGGTGACAGTTCATGTCGTCAACAAATCACCCCACAACATAACAATCCACTG GCATGGAGTGAAGCAGTGGCTTAACTGTTGGGCTGACGGGGTGCCGATGATTACCCAACTCCCTATCCAGCCAAACCAAAATTTCACCTACCGGTTCAACGTCATCGGGCAGGAAGGCACCCTGTGGTGGCATGCTCACGTCCCCTTCCTCCGGGCATCACTGCATGGCGCCCTCATCATCCGGCCAAGAAATGGGGCGAGCTCATATCCATTTCCAAAGCCAGACAGGGAGGTCCCGATCATAATAG GGGACTATTGGcagctagaccttgcacagGCAGCAAGGAGGATGATGCATGGTTTCTTGTTTTCCTTCGCCAATGCTTCCACAATCAATGGCAAGCTTGGAGATCTCTTCAATTGCTCCG GTGTGCCGGAAGATAGCTACGTATTGGACGTTGTGCCTGGCAAGACCTACCTGCTACGAATAATTAACGCCGGGCTATTCTCCGAGTTCTACCTAAAGATTGCTGGGCACAAATTCACTGTGGTTGGTGCCGATGCCAACTACATCAGCCCATACACCACGGATGTGATCGCCATCGCGCCCGGCGAGACAGTGGATGCCTTGGTTGTTGCTGATGCGCTCCCTGGAAGGTACTACATGGTTGCCCTGCCCAATCAGGCGCCATTGCCGGACACCCAGACCCCGGAATACACAACCAGAGGGATCATGCAGTACAGCAACACTTACAGCTCTGCCGATGATCCAGCAGGACTAATGTCAGATCGTGgtgtggaagaaaaagaagaagaagataaaggTTCATCCGGTGATGTGCCAGTAGCACCTGAGATGCCTGATATACATGACACAATTACATCTTACTACTTCCACAGCAACCTCACCAACCTGTACCAAACGGTGGTCCCTCAGCGAGTTGATGAACGTTTGTTCATCGTGCTCAGCCTGGGTTCAATATGTCAGCATGGCCAGTCCTGCAGGAGGGGTGATCACAATGAGACCATCCTCATCGCAACCATGAACAACGTTTCCTTCCAGGATCCCACGGGGAAGACGCCACTACTAGAAGCACACTACTACCACACTGGAAGCGTGGACTTGATGCAAGAACTTCCCGACAGACCACCTAGGGCATTCAACTTCACTGACGAAGCCTTAATCCCGTATGGGCCCAAGGAGATGCGCCTAGAGCCATCGTATAAGGCCACGATGGTGCGGAGGTTCCGGCATGGTGCCGTAGTGGAGATGGTGTTCCAGAGCACAGCAGTTCTACAGGGCGATTCCAACCCGATGCATCTACATGGTCACAACATGATCCTTCTTGCACAGGGGTTTGGTAACTTCGACGCCGCGAAAGATGTTGCAAAATACAACTTGGTGAATCCACCGGTGAAGAACACCATTCTTGTCCCAAATCTTGGGTGGGCTGCCATCCGATTTGTTGCGAACAATCCAG GAGTATGGTTCATGCATTGTCACTATGAATTCCATTTGACTATGGGCATGGCGGCAGTATTCATTGTAGAGGATGGTCCGACAGTGAACACATCTCTCCCTCCACCACCTGCTCATTTTCCAACATATTGTGGTCATGACAACAATCTCCTTCCAGATGAACTGTGCCTCCAAACTAAGAAGGATGCATGA